In Notamacropus eugenii isolate mMacEug1 chromosome 1, mMacEug1.pri_v2, whole genome shotgun sequence, one genomic interval encodes:
- the SEC11A gene encoding signal peptidase complex catalytic subunit SEC11A isoform X2, with amino-acid sequence MLSLDFLDDVRRMNKRQLYYQVLNFGMIVSSALMIWKGLMVVTGSESPIVVVLSGSMEPAFHRGDLLFLTNRIEDPIRVGEIVVFKIEGREIPIVHRVLKIHERQDGHVKFLTKGDNNAVDDRGLYKQGQLWLEKKDVVGRARGKAVPPGELKNFIPLCNTRKLE; translated from the exons ctatATTATCAAGTCCTCAACTTTGGGATGATTGTCTCCTCAGCTTTAATGATCTGGAAAGGACTCATGGTAGTAACTGGAAGTGAAAGCCCAATTGTAGTGGTACTCAG tggaaGCATGGAACCTGCATTTCACAGAGGGGATCTTCTCTTTTTAACCAATCGAATTGAAGATCCCATAAGAGTAGGAGAGATTGTTGTCTTtaagatagaaggaagggaaattcCAATTGTTCACCGAGTCTTGAAAATTCATGAAAG GCAAGATGGACACGTCAAGTTTTTGACCAAAGGAGACAATAATGCTGTTGATGATCGAGGGCTATATAAGCAAGGGCAGCTCTGGCTAGAGAAAAAGGATGTAGTAGGACGAGCAAGAGG GAAAGCTGTGCCTCCTGGAGAACTCAAGAATTTCATCCCACTTTGCAATACAAGGAAactagaatga
- the SEC11A gene encoding signal peptidase complex catalytic subunit SEC11A isoform X1: protein MLSLDFLDDVRRMNKRQLYYQVLNFGMIVSSALMIWKGLMVVTGSESPIVVVLSGSMEPAFHRGDLLFLTNRIEDPIRVGEIVVFKIEGREIPIVHRVLKIHERQDGHVKFLTKGDNNAVDDRGLYKQGQLWLEKKDVVGRARGFVPYIGIVTILMNDYPKFKYAVLFLLGLFVLVHRE, encoded by the exons ctatATTATCAAGTCCTCAACTTTGGGATGATTGTCTCCTCAGCTTTAATGATCTGGAAAGGACTCATGGTAGTAACTGGAAGTGAAAGCCCAATTGTAGTGGTACTCAG tggaaGCATGGAACCTGCATTTCACAGAGGGGATCTTCTCTTTTTAACCAATCGAATTGAAGATCCCATAAGAGTAGGAGAGATTGTTGTCTTtaagatagaaggaagggaaattcCAATTGTTCACCGAGTCTTGAAAATTCATGAAAG GCAAGATGGACACGTCAAGTTTTTGACCAAAGGAGACAATAATGCTGTTGATGATCGAGGGCTATATAAGCAAGGGCAGCTCTGGCTAGAGAAAAAGGATGTAGTAGGACGAGCAAGAGG ATTTGTTCCATATATTGGAATTGTGACGATTCTTATGAATGACTATCCTAAATTTAAG TATGCAGTCCTCTTTttattgggtttatttgtgcTGGTCCATCGGGAGTAA